CTGATATCTACATTACCATTGACAATATTCCTCACAGGTAACAACACAGGAGAAACCTTCtcttttttctctctcaatCTCATTAACTCTGATAAATAACGTACATGTAGAATAGGCCTGTACAGGTGTAGTGAGGCCTAGTGAGAAACCAGGCCCATGACTCTGAACTAATAAAGATATACAGATACCTGTAGTTAGACAGGTGTACAGTACATTATGGGTCACTGGAACATACATGTCGGCCTACAGTTAACAGTAAGAAACCAGAGAAGAAAAAGTTCTCAAACGAGAGGCAGCCAGGATTTTACGTTGTGCGACTATTTCTACTTCATGAAAAGATGCCTTTAGCCATAACATTACGACTCCTCATTtatgcccctccccccccccccaaaagctACAACAGGCTGTGATTTGACACTGTAAACTCAAGAGCATAACTATGACACGCGGAAAAGTCGTATTTTATCCAATAGAAAAACACTGCAACAATGTGGCCCTATCATTAATTTTGACAGGGAAGAGTCAAAGAAGGCTTCTTTTGAATGAAAGGTCACCAATTCTTGTGTATGTGATACCAGTGTCTAGGGCTCTACAAACTAAATGTCAGAACAACATCAGTGTTGCTTTGcattaacaaaacaaataaaagcATATGGATGACCTTCACTTTCGATCTGATTCCCTGTCATGCACATGTTTACCAACAATAGGGCCTTTTGTCTCTGTCTATGCCACGTGACATGCTTCACAATATTATGGAATTCTGCAGGCTGTGTTAAACCCAAGCTGCATGCacatgaatggaaatgacctCACATTATGTTGACATATTTAGGCTTATGAACTAGACTGTAATACACCAGGTCATGTTTTTATGTCCTTCTGACGCTGATCATGATTCTTTTACTACTATAAATTATGGACAATATGGCAATCAGGTTCAATGCCGACATGAAATGGCACAGTTCCATACTATAGAAGTCGTGCACTTTAAGACTAAATCGAGTGAACATCAATCCTCATGGTGATATTATGAATGATATTCTATGCCATGGTTTTGATCTGCCAACCGTTTAAAAACTTGACAtgtatcattgatgattgtatTCATATTTATTGTTAGTCAGTAATACACAGATGGGATAGGTATCCGCTATTAACATTACGCTATGTAACACAACAATCTACACAGGTCATGGACAATCATTCCTCCCAAGGAAACTCTTGTCAGTCAGAATGGGATGTTTCAAATGATCAGGAAGTCATGAGAGTTGTATGGGATTAGACTTGAATTGAATGTGAGGTTGTGCAAAGCACGGAGCTAATCAGGTCGTCAGCTAAAACAGCGTGAAGTTACCACAATTCTTACAGTTATGATGAATGCACAGTGTACACATAGTTACCGAACATGGTCAATTACATTGTATATCGCCAGTGAGATATTGATTATTTGATACAGATACATTGTATTGGCCTATTGTGGAGGATGTTGAGTGCACATGCAGCAGGCATGGCAGATGGGTACACACCCTCTCAGGCCTAAGATACACATCATACAGTTTTTAATCGGAGCACGTGATGAACAGAGCATCGTAGGGTCAGGAAAACAAATCATGCACCTTAGCAGGTTTTCATGGTCAAAAGATGGTTTGATTTACCGACCCTACATGAAGGCAGTACATGTGTATCTTACAAGGGGCAAACAGATTCATTAAAAGGTCAAACACTGGACATCTCCAGCCTGTCAAAAACTGAACTAGTGCCTAGGGCATAGTCCTACACAGGTACGGTATGTAACGTTGTCATTGGGCAATGTTCAATGTTCACCACGTCGTGAGAAGAGTAGTGTGCGTAGTATCGCcactttttaatgggaattTAAGCCATGGCACTCACACATCATGCACAACACTGCCACTGGTAGAGTGAGCGAGATCATGAGATGTCATCGGACATGCCTGGtgatgacaattgacatgagTATTGACAGTGATTGAGTGAATGTGAAGACAGGAACATCATCACAATATGCTTTTTCGGGTGAAACCCTCTAAAAACACCACATAAATAAAGACGATTGTTACCGGCAAACAAGAACAGATAATCAGGCAATAAAATAAGATTAAGAAACACACAAACAAAGAGTTACAACTATGTTTTTAAGAGGTTTCGGTttacaaaaatatcatgatgCTCACCGCACGGATCTGTCTTCGGAGACAGTAGCAGATAAAACTCCATACTTTGGCCGCAAATAAAAAGAATCCACGAAGGCCCATAGCAATGTGCGTTAACATTGGTAGTTCATGTAGGTCTTtatctttcaaaatatcaaacagaTTTTCGAATCGGAACTAAAACAGAGTGGTTTTATGAATGTTTTTGTGGCATAATCACTCGACTGCTCGAACTCAAGCCGCCATTTGAATTACCCATGAGGCCTGAGAAATTTCTGCGCATCGCATGCGCGCACCTGTTTCATGTATAGCAAAAGCAGTTGAAtcgcaaaacaattttttgattttattcTTTAATTAGCATTTTATTGatataaaatataaatttttggCTATCATATTCTACAATAATTGCGAATCAGACATTAAAGAACTAAAATTTGTCCAGACTTTGACAAACAAATTACACTTTTTATTCTGCAACATCAAGTAAACACGTCCAACCTTACGTCCAGGAGGACTATCTCGTGTTAGTTTCTGCAGCAAATGTACAGCGCAAAGTTTTCTAATTACGAGGTTGACAGCAAAGCTTATGGCGTCCTTAGCACCAGGAAGTCTTTTCGGCTAAAAATGGAAATTAATGACAAATCCTGACATAATTCTTCACAATCTCCTCGCAGATAAATAAATCAGTATGTAACTGTTTATTCTGACAAAGTTTCCCAAAAAGGTTCTATTTTGAAAAGGGTGATTTCTCTTTCTAAAGTTTGACATCCCCACTCCCAAAACTTCTTGCAATGCATTATTCAGTAAGtacatcttacatgtacatgcacgtaCACTACAGGGTATCCCAGAAAAAAAGTTCAATGATACTTTGTGTTGTGGCAAAATATCTTGTAGGTGTGTCACTAAGTCTGATAGACTTTCAATTTCAGACAACATGGGTGAAGACACCTGTGATCTTCAGGACACTGACTTACATGATGCTGTACGATACGGTGACATAGACGAAGTAGTTGTGGCCCTAAAACATGGCTTGGACCCGAATCAGATTGGAATGTATGAGTGGACTCCACTGCACGAAGCAGCCTGTAATGGGGACCAGGACATCTTGGTGAAGTTATTGGACAACGGAGGTACATCTTGGGTGTCATTTTTAGTCAAAAACACAACAGAAAAGGACAGGAAGTGACTACTTTATAGTTGTAGTAGTACATAGTTGATGTCACAATAGACCCGTTGCCAGCGAGCCATTGactggcgtcttttaccgtgaagatctattgtaaagatggtttgttgaaTTGTTAAAGTGGCCCACACAGAACTATTTACCCATTTTACATCTTTTCTACATCGGCTGTTTAACCCGAGTTACTCTGTATACTTTTCAGGAAATCCAAACAAGAAAGATTTGCTGAAAGGCTTCTCTGCCATTCACTATGCTGCTAAGAACGGACATAACGAATGTCTCAAGCAACTGCTCGAAAACGGTGGTCAATTTGACATCTTGTCAAACAACGGAGAATCTTGTTTTGATGTGGCTACAAAGGAGTGTCTGCAAATATTACAAAAGTACAGTAAGTTGAAAATGTGCGTTGCCTACTTCCCTCGAATTTGGATGGAATCGGGACAAGATTCTGAAATTGGTGTTCTTTGATTAGAGTGACATATTGGTATGGTATTACCAAATccattttcctttcagaaatCAAGACGATCATTGATTCCTCAGAATCTGATGTCAGTGATGAACCTTTAGGTCACAATGAGGAAACTTCCAGTGTGCAATCCCAAAAAGAGACTACGTCTAGGGTTGATCCtcgtgttgatgatgatgttgatggggAGATTCTCCCCAAGGAACCTACCAGATGTTCCCCTCGACCAACCTGGGTTCGCGATCTTGGACAGAACAACAATCAGGAACCAAGTAAGATTTTATGCCCTTTTTTCGTCCGGTAACATCTTAAAGTATTGGTTGAGAACAGTTGGTTGATGACTGGGACTCAAAGCAGTGGCACCACGGACAACGACTCTGATGTCACAACCGGACCAGCTTTACTTCAGCTGGAGTTGTGATCTCTCAGACCAGGAACATCCACCAAGTCGCATGATATCATCCGCTTTGGTTAAATGCCTGAAGTATTGTAATTGAGAAGCAGAGGGGCATATTTCTCTCTGTGTATTTTCATGCTGTTTATTTTACAGTACGAAGTACATATTCCTCATCCTTTCAGTTGCTGGTTTTGTCCAATTGTCCTTTGAGTACAACTCTAAGAAGTCGAGCTTGAAGATCCGGATCTGGCAGATTTCAGAGATTCTTCTTCCTCCTGGTGAGTAGGATACTCGTATCTTAAGTACGATCGACACCTCTTTCTATATTTTCCATGTTGCCTCCTGGCTTTAGAGATAAGCATTGATTGTTTAAGTATCTTGGGACTGTATCTCAATGTTATCTTTGTCTTTCTTGCAGTGGAGACATCAATGTTCAGTGCCATTTACGTCAAGAGCTACTTACAGCCTGACAAGAAACATCAAACGAAACGACGAACCGAAGAAATAAAACTGGATAATCCAGATCATCCGATTACAAGAGCACATTACAAATCCATGTCACATGACAAAGAAGTGAGCCTTCATGCCGTCTTCCAACCAATGACATTCAGGTTTTCCAAACCACTAGATTATGAGAAAGTTTCTCCAGAAATGGTAGCAGAGAGAACCGTGGAGATCGTGGTGTGTGTTGTGCAGAAATACACCAGGAAAAGTTTCATGATCGCCAAGTTACTGCTGCCGTTGAAAGATGCAGTGAAAAAACTGATCAGGGAGAAAGTGGCACTGAAACCTTGTCTACAGACAAACATTCAGGAAAAAGTGCGGCCATATCCAATGGATGTTTTGAAAGTCATGAGTAATTATCGGTTATTTGGTGGTAGTAATCCTAATGTTCGCGTTTCCCCCTTGTTCATTCCAACTGAACCAAGAGCGGCCAGTGACTCAGACTTGCAGAATGTGACAGTTGGCTCTCCGTCTGAAGCGGTAGTTCTTAGTCTTCCTACAGAGGACCCGAGTGACACAGATAGTTTACAGTCTGTGTCCGTTGAAGAGGCTCATTTAGGCAGTGTGTGTAGTGTGTCTGTAGAGGAAGAGCCATTTGACAGTGGGTTTAAACACGCGCCACGAGACATAAATCTCTCTGTTAGCCCACTGATGAAATTGAGAGAGCAATCTCCAAAGAAAGGCGAACCCAATCCCGTTTCAAAGGGTCAGTTAGATATTGAGGGTGGTCAGGGGTCAAGGGTCGCAGATGCCTTCTCATCTGCTGAAGATGGTCACATGACCAAGTTCGATACTGTTGAGGAATTGAATTTGAAGCCACTGCGGGTTTCCAAGAATTCCTGGATCTCCCCCAGTTCATCCCGTCCTGACTCCCCAGTGAGTTATCTTACGTCAAGTTCCCGTGCTGATACGCCGACTTGGGATAATTACATGGAACCCCTGGAAATCACTGGTGAAATCCCCATAGATGCTAAAGAGGAAGAGTATCATCCTCCAATGGCAATCTCGATGAATCTTCCACAAATGTTGCAGAGTTTTCGACCCATTAATTTGCAAAAGTCTGATGAAATTGCAAGCCTACCAGGGCAGGCTGAGTTTTGTTTGGAGAATGACACAGTTTGTGCCACTGAGAAGCGGTCATTGCCTGGTAAACCATCTCATGCCATCGCTGCAGATGATGTCACTGGAGCCAGGGAAGTGGTGAGATCAGCCTCGAAGCGATCCGTTCCTGTCATGGGTGCTAGAGCTGCTAGGTCCCCACCGCCATCTACTGATAGCAGTCATAACTACAAAACTCGTCCCTTTGAACTGCGACAGGTTGGGCCGGAAGCAAAGAGTGGTCCTCAACCTGGGCGAGTTCTTCGGGTTCAGCCAGAGGGCGCAAGAAATGAATCAAGTAACATTTCTGAGACATCATTTGTGATGCTGGCCGAACAGACTTTCAAACATCAGGAGGCAGTTGGTAGACATGTGcctcaaaatcaaaatgtggtGAGTGGTAGTAAGAAGGATGTTGGGAGACAAAGTGGGATAGCAGAGACGTCATTCAGCAAACGGGAGCACTCTGATGTCGTACCACATGCAGAGTCAGAGCCAGGGAGTAGTAGAGTAGGTAGGCCTGGTGTCCCTATCACCCAGCTGCACCGATCACCCACCAAGACCGGGAGAACAAGTGGAGCCAACCAGCCACAGAAGCCAGAGAAACCAATGTATGAATTCAGTGAGGAAAACCTTACCATTACAGAACCAAACTCCCCTGTTAAAGGCCAAGGTAAACATGATGTACGAGTGAAAAGTCCTAGTAAGCTGGTACCAGTTAGTCCTGCTAAAACCACATTGGCAGCTTCAACCAGTCGGAGGGTTGATGAATTGCCTGCTAGGTCACATATTCCAAAGAATCTAAGCCCAGCACAGGAAGACAGTGTGGCCAGTAACAGGCCGATAAGTCCTGCCAACTGGAATGAAACAACTGCAGTGAAattgaaacatttgtcaaaaCGTAGGTCGGAAAGTCCATCTGGATCGGTATCATCTCTGCCCAGTGATAGGTCGATGAGTCCGACCAATCAAAGACCACTTAGCCCGATAGTAGATGTAACAAAAGAACGTCTGAGGCAAAAGTTGTTGATGAAAAAACAGAGAATTGTAAAACAGCGGGAACATGAATTGCTTGTTTTAGATCGATCGCACTCTAAACCGGGCACTGCCAAGGCTGTCCCCATCAATCCTAATGATTTGGAGTCAGATGTTTGAAGAGGTGACACGAGCAGTAGGTCATTTATATAGATTAATAAGGGTATGTGCATTTGTATTTAGAATCTGGTGCATTCTGGTCTTGTGTCCGTGTTATCAGCATATTAAGGTATGTTTACCTGTTGGTCTACCTCTACATGTTTATTCACTGTGATATTTTAATCTGTTAATCTGATATTTTAACAATATAGCTTATTTTTCAAAGGTTTAAATCATAGATTTCAGTACTGTAGATTGTAAAACATGagatttttgatattttcctgTTTTGGAGTTGTGGGTCGTGGTAAATTTCTCTGTCCATGCCTACCAGTCCCAATGTGGCCGTGTCATGCTTCTTGGTGCCTACCTTGTTGGCCTATTACATTGTACCCTCAGAGCTCTTCAATTAACGTTCATTCGTGCCAAAAGCGGAACAGGGTTGCCTTTTATTCTATTGATTCTACAAATCTATTCTGTTTTATAGTAAATGGTTCGTGTTATGTAATATATAATCTGCAGGCTGGGTACCTTGGCACGTAAGCTGGTCTTATGAGCCATTTTGTATTTAGATTTTTATGCAAATTAAGTCATGTTTACATGTTATTGTATATATTATATCATGGTACTGAGTCTTGTCCGTCCATTAGTCAAATAACATTATTCTGGTCAGGAAAATCATGGTTGCCTAAATGTAAGACTGTCATTGGTATGTTGCAGAAATATGTCCCAATATTCTTGAGAGGTCAAAGAGCACAGAACTAGCAGCAGTATAGAAATCCATACTTGCCAGCAGCGACATTGTTCTTGAGACAGTCTGTAAGTGGCAGCCCTGTTCATCCTTATCGGTATGCAACTAGTCTGTTTATCCGTGAAAATCAATTTCCTTACAGAGATTATCCCGCATATCTTCCATCCAAGTGTTTGAAGACATTTACAGTCAAATAAAATAATGTTATGGTAATAGTAACCTTGTCTTTGTGTTGTCCATTCTCTCACAATGGTCACTGGAGGTTCATGACGCCCGTAGTTTAAGCCAGAGTATCTCTATCCAAAAGAGGACCAACATTTCTCGGGAATCAGCATCTGAACTTATCCTGGAGGATTGCGACCAACTGAAACCAGCTGGCGCCCGAGGACAGAGTGTTGATCAAACGCTCCTGTGGGTACAAGCCCATGTGAATGAGGAACAAGAAGTCTTGAAGTACAAACCATTAACATGATTTTATTAGAATTCAAATATAGATATTAAAATATTGCATAGTTATGAGTAATATAATTCAAGTGACAGCAGGAGTCCAGAAGAGACACATTCCATTACTGAGTGTTTGTGCCAGGCTAAAGATCTGGGGATAAACACATTTTGCTGTGGACCACAATTCATTAAAATCCAAATCAGCTGAACTCTGTGGGCTAGTATGTTGCCCAACTAGACTCTGGAAAAGAGCCAAATGCAGCACAGGAAGAGTACCATTGGCAATAAACATCAAAAGTTCATTGAACATTGTCACTCGGGTCTTCCAGCACCTCACTGTCTATCTAACCTTCCTCCCCCTCTACGTACGAACACTCCTGACCCGGCGGGCCGGCGTCCTCCTGGTACTCCCGCTCTTCACCGTAGGTTTTTGTTTCTTGGCACTCTTGACAACCTTTGCTTCCAGACTTTCCACTTTGCAAGCTCCAGGGTCATGATTCTCACTGTCGCTAGCGCTTTTCTGACATTCGGAATCTGAAAAGGAGCAGTTCACATCAGAAAAGTACTTAAGCCCTGTTTGGGTGAAGAGCTGGATATTGTTACCAAGTGGTTCAACTGATAGGTAAGAGAACCATGTGTCACTTCTGCCTTCCCATGTACAGATAATGATGAAGGCCTTTTCTGATTTCAGCTCACAATGTGTGCAGTACCAAACTGCATACTCTGGTGACAGTGGTTTGCAAGCAAATCATTTTACAGCAGGATGTGAGAGGGGATGTGGTTGATATGAGAAGCGGAGTGATACAAATAATGTGACGTGCAATCATGCAAGACATGTATCAGGGCAGAGACAAAGCCAAGCTTACTTTTTACCTTTCTGactgtcatcaacatcaaacagtTCTAAATCACTATCCTCACTAGAGCTGAATCTCAGCTTTGGGCGCTGTTTTCTGCCACCTTGGTGCTGCTGCGTTGGTTGGATGTCATCGTCACTCAGAATCTCCTTCTTTAGTCCTTGTCGTGTTTTTCTCGCAGTTGGTGGTGATCGTCCTCGACCTGGAAAGGTAACAGCAGTCAGAATAGCGTTTGCACAAAAAGACAACTCTAATACTTGGGATGAGACAATAACTGTAGCAAGGTTACTGTGAGTACTTGTTTTCACTAGTCCTATATTTACCTCTTGGTGAGCGTGCCTGTCTAAACGCCTTAGCAGCCTGTGATGCCTTCTTGGCCTTGTCAGCAACTTCTTCATCGTTAAGACCTTTACAATGACACTCCTCAATTCGCACCTCGAGTTCTTCGACCAATGCCTGAATGTAGTAGGTAAACTATTTGTTAAAATTTGGGATACAACTCCAACAATTCACGATCTAACTTGGTCAATTTGTGACCTAACTTTGACCATTTGTGACCTAACTTTAACAATGGTGATAATGGGGAGTCATAACTCCTGGGCAATTAGGTACAGTTAGAGACTTTCTGATACAACAAATAACATGACAGGTTCACGTACCTTGATATCTGCTTTGGCAAACTTCTTTGACGCTGTCAGTACAACacagaatgaattgaaaacatcGTTGTCGGCCAACTTGTCTCCGTAGCATGCAAAGTTCTCTGTGAGTTTCCGTATGCTGCGCTCAGAGTACGTCAACAACGACAAACAGAAGGCTATGTCACGCCACTGGCGCTCGGATCTGTAGAGAGGAAACAGATGGAGTTATTGGAGAGAAAACTGTCACCTAACGAAACACCTGTCACATCATTGGCTCACCAGGCTCGCTGCAGACCAGACACCAGCTTTAGACCTGCttctaatgaagaatagagagaaatacttgccaaaggacaccaccctgaccacaaaggcAGGCTCAAGGCACCTATGGTAGACCTTACTAGGACAGTCGACCGACCTCCATAACGAAAACAGGCTGACTGTCCGAGAGAGTCAAAACAAGGCAGATGAAAGAAAAGTGCCATACCTTGTTGCCCTGAATCTGTGGCAAAGTTTCTCCACCAAGCTTTCACACTGCCTGTCCTTCGAGATATAACCAAATAGATACTTCATAATCGTGCGGAAGCTTTCTTCAGTCACACCAACGTCCAAGTCAGAGAGCCGACTGACCATGTCGGGCATGATGTTGTAAACAGCATTACCCTGAAGTAGAAGAGAAAGCAATACAAGTCTTAGGTTATCTCTTGTAACCCTCATCAAGGTAGCCTGAAGTGTTTGGCCAGACTTGGCCCCACAGGCTGTGAGGAATGATTACCAGCAGCCTTCTAACTCACAATAACAACACAGTAGCAAGGACTTGTTCTTTTCTATTCTGACCACACATGGAACGAAGCTAGGATAATCTCCAACCAACAattgacaagtttagaaagactGATAATGACCTTCTTTGCAAGTTCCAGGAAGAATAACTTAGCCAGACTAGATATCCGAGGATCGTTATCCATGATGCATGTAGCCATCTCGCTGatctgacctttgaccttgaccatgtCATTCAGGATAAGGTGGGTCAGCACCATCAGCGTGTTTCGGCGCACTTGTGGCGAGTCGTCTCGTAGTCTGGCGTAGAGGTTTTGGGTCCATGGCTCGATCAGGTTGGGAAAGCGGAAGGTCAAGTCACCAAGTGAGATGATGGTGTTACCACGGATGACAGGGTTGGGAGACTTTTCCAGGATGGTGAATAACAGCTGGAGATGATCTTCACAGAATTCAGAGCTGGTAGGGAAGACAGAGACCGATAAGGTTTTAACCATGAGGTCAATTACCAAGAGGCTATTTGAAGCCTCCTTTCTGGGGAGGGCAGCCTCTGACCTCGCATTCAAAATTTGATATTACCTTATTGTGAACTGtgaatgtacagagggacagagttgCAGCCTACTATTGTCACATTAATCCTGTTACTCAAAAATGAACCCCGAAGTTACAAGTGGCAGTTTAAAAAGAGAGTTAGCCAGATAAACAATCGCACCCACCTGACCAGCATGAACTTTGCCAGAGCCAACGTCGCAGCCGTCTGAAGGTCAGGGTCATAATACTTCTTTGGATTGTTGCAAATCGTCACAATAACTGGCCGCAAGATCGCAAGGAAGTTTTCACCGTTGACGATATCAGTCTCACATATCTTCCTGATGTACTCTGCCTCAGCATCCTCTGCCGCAGCTCCAGCAAGGCCCATTTCTTCTTCAATCGTCTCGGCTACACTCTCCTGCAATCAAACAAGAAGTTTTTTAACAACTGACGCAAGTATTGCCGTCAGATAGCCTCCATTTATCTCCTTGAGTGGCTGCTATCCCATCAAcccattttctaaaattctcCCAAATCCCAAACATCACATCCACGATGTTTACCTTAGTTCTTGGCGTGGCAGCAGATAAActcctcttcttcttcgtcaCTGCCTGCTCCTCCTGTACCTGATGTCGTCGCTTTAACTCCCCAAAGACAGCCACGTCAAGGTGAATAAGCTGCCGCAGGGCACAATGGCCAGCAAGGGAGACCAACATGGTCAAGGACTTGGCGGGACAGCTGAGCTCTGGTTGGGTCAGTGCCTGGGAGCCCTGGGAAGACTGGCTGGAAGTGGGCTCGGAGTCCTCGGGTTTGTCTACGgtttgactgtctgtttgttctGTAAGGAAAGGGGTCTGAATCTTCAGGAACTGGTTACAATAACACCATCAGTCAACATAATGCA
The sequence above is a segment of the Lineus longissimus chromosome 12, tnLinLong1.2, whole genome shotgun sequence genome. Coding sequences within it:
- the LOC135497321 gene encoding uncharacterized protein LOC135497321; the protein is MGEDTCDLQDTDLHDAVRYGDIDEVVVALKHGLDPNQIGMYEWTPLHEAACNGDQDILVKLLDNGGNPNKKDLLKGFSAIHYAAKNGHNECLKQLLENGGQFDILSNNGESCFDVATKECLQILQKYKIKTIIDSSESDVSDEPLGHNEETSSVQSQKETTSRVDPRVDDDVDGEILPKEPTRCSPRPTWVRDLGQNNNQEPIAGFVQLSFEYNSKKSSLKIRIWQISEILLPPVETSMFSAIYVKSYLQPDKKHQTKRRTEEIKLDNPDHPITRAHYKSMSHDKEVSLHAVFQPMTFRFSKPLDYEKVSPEMVAERTVEIVVCVVQKYTRKSFMIAKLLLPLKDAVKKLIREKVALKPCLQTNIQEKVRPYPMDVLKVMSNYRLFGGSNPNVRVSPLFIPTEPRAASDSDLQNVTVGSPSEAVVLSLPTEDPSDTDSLQSVSVEEAHLGSVCSVSVEEEPFDSGFKHAPRDINLSVSPLMKLREQSPKKGEPNPVSKGQLDIEGGQGSRVADAFSSAEDGHMTKFDTVEELNLKPLRVSKNSWISPSSSRPDSPVSYLTSSSRADTPTWDNYMEPLEITGEIPIDAKEEEYHPPMAISMNLPQMLQSFRPINLQKSDEIASLPGQAEFCLENDTVCATEKRSLPGKPSHAIAADDVTGAREVVRSASKRSVPVMGARAARSPPPSTDSSHNYKTRPFELRQVGPEAKSGPQPGRVLRVQPEGARNESSNISETSFVMLAEQTFKHQEAVGRHVPQNQNVVSGSKKDVGRQSGIAETSFSKREHSDVVPHAESEPGSSRVGRPGVPITQLHRSPTKTGRTSGANQPQKPEKPMYEFSEENLTITEPNSPVKGQGKHDVRVKSPSKLVPVSPAKTTLAASTSRRVDELPARSHIPKNLSPAQEDSVASNRPISPANWNETTAVKLKHLSKRRSESPSGSVSSLPSDRSMSPTNQRPLSPIVDVTKERLRQKLLMKKQRIVKQREHELLVLDRSHSKPGTAKAVPINPNDLESDV